A DNA window from Streptomyces sp. 71268 contains the following coding sequences:
- a CDS encoding response regulator transcription factor, translating into MSHVLLIEDDASVRDGMELVLRRHGYDVDVAATGEEALALLDGPGGGRIELAVLDLMLPDLDGFEVCRRIRARTAVLPVIMLTARGDDQDIVAGLEAGADDYVVKPVTAPVLEARIRAALRRAEPSGAGRQAGTDLAGLVIDRAGLTVTKHGVRLALPPTELRLLLELSASPCRVFSREQLLESVWDHTFLGDSRLVDAAVGRLRAKLEDVPAKPRYIQTVRGFGYRFGPL; encoded by the coding sequence ATGTCGCACGTGCTGCTCATCGAGGACGACGCGTCCGTACGGGACGGAATGGAGCTCGTGCTGCGCCGGCACGGGTACGACGTCGACGTGGCCGCCACCGGCGAGGAGGCCCTCGCCCTGCTGGACGGCCCGGGCGGCGGGCGGATCGAGCTGGCCGTGCTCGACCTGATGCTGCCGGACCTGGACGGCTTCGAGGTGTGCCGCCGCATCCGCGCCAGGACCGCCGTCCTGCCGGTCATCATGCTGACCGCGCGCGGCGACGACCAGGACATCGTGGCCGGCCTGGAGGCGGGCGCCGACGACTACGTGGTCAAGCCGGTCACCGCGCCCGTCCTCGAAGCCCGCATCCGCGCCGCGCTGCGACGCGCGGAGCCGTCCGGGGCGGGGCGGCAGGCGGGCACCGACCTCGCGGGGCTGGTGATCGACCGCGCCGGCCTGACCGTCACCAAGCACGGGGTGCGGCTCGCGCTGCCCCCCACCGAGCTGCGGCTCCTCCTTGAGCTGTCGGCCTCCCCCTGCCGGGTGTTCAGCCGGGAGCAACTCCTGGAGTCGGTCTGGGACCACACGTTCCTGGGCGACTCGCGGCTGGTGGACGCCGCGGTCGGACGGCTGCGGGCCAAGCTGGAGGACGTGCCGGCCAAGCCTCGGTACATTCAGACGGTGCGCGGCTTCGGCTACCGCTTCGGGCCGCTGTGA
- the leuS gene encoding leucine--tRNA ligase, producing the protein MSETHTAAETAAASPHRYTAALAVDIEARWQDFWDANGTYEVPNPTGDLAGRAGAGEPGAVLERPKKFIMDMFPYPSGAGLHVGHPLGFIATDVYARFHRMTGYNVLHTLGFDAFGLPAEQYAVQTGTHPRVSTEANIVNMRRQLRRLGLGYDNRRSIETIDPEYYKWTQWIFTQIFNSWYDPRAGKARPIDTLVEQFASGERATPDGRPWSELSAAERAGVLGEYRLAYASDAPVNWCPGLGTVLANEEVTADGRSERGNYPVFKAKLRQWNMRITAYADRLLDDLDALDWPEAIKLQQRNWIGRSEGARVDFPVAADGDARITIFTTRQDTLFGATYMVLAPEHELVERIVPAAWPEGTHEVWTGGFATPAEAVAAYRKQAAAKSDVERQAEAKDKTGVFTGAYATNPISGERVPVFIADYVLMGYGTGAIMAVPAHDSRDFAFARAFELPMRCVVEPSDDRGTDPSTWDDSFDSYEAKIINSASAEVTLDGLVVRDAKAKVTRWLTERGIGEGAVNFRLRDWLFSRQRYWGEPFPIVYDEDGVAHTLPESMLPLELPDVEDYSPRTFDPDDADTSPETPLSRNAEWVNVELDLGDGLKRYRRETNTMPNWAGSCWYELRYLDPHNSDRLVDPEVEQYWMGPRDGQPTGGVDLYVGGQEHAVLHLLYARFWSKVLHDLGHISSSEPFHKLFNQGMIQAYVYRDSRGIAVPAAEVEERDGAFYYQGEKVSRLLGKMGKSLKNAVTPDEICAEYGADTLRLYEMAMGPLDVSRPWDTRAVVGQYRLLQRLWRNVVDEATGEVTVVDAEPDESLLRALHKAIDGISQDLAQLRFNTAVAKLTELNNHVTKVREVPRTVAESLVLLTAPLAPHIAEELWRRLGHETSVVHAPFPVADPTYVQDEAVTCVVQLKGKVKARLEVPPTISDEELEQRALADPAVIAALGDAGIRKVIVRAPKLVNIVPA; encoded by the coding sequence ATGAGCGAGACCCACACCGCGGCCGAGACCGCAGCCGCGTCGCCGCACCGCTACACGGCGGCGCTGGCCGTCGACATCGAGGCACGCTGGCAGGACTTCTGGGACGCCAACGGCACGTACGAGGTCCCCAACCCGACCGGTGACCTGGCCGGACGCGCCGGTGCGGGCGAGCCGGGGGCGGTGCTGGAGCGGCCCAAGAAGTTCATCATGGACATGTTCCCGTACCCGTCGGGCGCGGGGCTGCACGTCGGCCACCCGCTGGGCTTCATCGCCACCGACGTGTACGCCCGCTTCCACCGCATGACCGGCTACAACGTCCTGCACACGCTGGGCTTCGACGCCTTCGGCCTGCCCGCCGAGCAGTACGCGGTGCAGACCGGCACCCACCCGCGGGTCTCCACCGAGGCCAACATCGTGAACATGCGGCGCCAGTTGCGCCGGCTGGGCCTGGGGTACGACAACCGCCGGTCGATCGAGACGATCGACCCGGAGTACTACAAGTGGACCCAGTGGATCTTCACCCAGATCTTCAACTCCTGGTACGACCCGCGGGCGGGTAAGGCGCGGCCGATCGACACCCTGGTGGAGCAGTTCGCGTCCGGCGAGCGCGCCACCCCGGACGGGCGCCCCTGGAGTGAGCTGAGCGCCGCCGAGCGCGCGGGCGTGCTGGGCGAGTACCGCCTGGCGTACGCCTCGGACGCGCCGGTTAACTGGTGCCCCGGGCTCGGCACCGTGCTGGCCAACGAGGAGGTCACCGCGGACGGCCGCTCCGAGCGCGGCAACTACCCGGTCTTCAAGGCCAAGCTGCGGCAGTGGAACATGCGCATCACCGCCTACGCCGACCGGCTGCTGGACGACCTGGACGCCCTGGACTGGCCGGAGGCGATCAAGCTTCAGCAGCGGAACTGGATCGGCCGCAGCGAGGGTGCCCGCGTCGACTTCCCCGTCGCGGCCGACGGGGACGCGCGGATCACGATCTTCACCACGCGCCAGGACACGCTGTTCGGCGCGACGTACATGGTGCTGGCGCCCGAGCACGAACTGGTGGAGCGAATCGTTCCGGCCGCCTGGCCCGAGGGCACGCACGAGGTGTGGACCGGCGGCTTCGCGACCCCGGCCGAGGCCGTCGCGGCCTACCGCAAGCAGGCGGCGGCCAAGTCCGACGTGGAGCGGCAGGCCGAGGCCAAGGACAAGACCGGCGTCTTCACCGGCGCGTACGCCACCAACCCGATCAGCGGCGAGCGGGTCCCCGTCTTCATCGCCGACTACGTGCTGATGGGCTACGGCACCGGCGCGATCATGGCCGTGCCGGCGCACGACAGCCGTGACTTCGCCTTCGCGCGCGCCTTCGAGCTGCCCATGCGCTGCGTGGTCGAGCCGAGCGACGACCGTGGCACCGACCCCAGCACCTGGGACGACTCGTTCGACTCGTACGAGGCGAAGATCATCAACTCGGCGAGCGCCGAGGTCACCCTGGACGGCCTGGTCGTCCGGGACGCCAAGGCCAAGGTGACGCGGTGGCTGACCGAGCGCGGCATCGGCGAGGGCGCGGTCAACTTCCGGCTGCGCGACTGGCTGTTCAGCCGCCAGCGCTACTGGGGCGAGCCGTTCCCGATCGTCTACGACGAGGACGGCGTGGCCCACACGCTGCCCGAGTCGATGCTGCCGCTGGAGCTGCCGGACGTCGAGGACTACTCGCCGCGCACCTTCGACCCGGACGACGCCGACACCTCGCCGGAGACCCCGCTGTCCCGCAACGCGGAGTGGGTCAACGTCGAACTGGACCTGGGCGACGGCCTCAAGCGCTACCGCCGCGAGACCAACACCATGCCCAACTGGGCGGGTTCGTGCTGGTACGAGCTGCGCTACCTGGACCCGCACAACAGCGACCGGCTGGTCGACCCCGAGGTCGAGCAGTACTGGATGGGCCCGCGCGACGGCCAGCCCACCGGCGGCGTCGACCTGTACGTCGGCGGCCAGGAGCACGCCGTACTGCACCTGCTGTACGCCCGCTTCTGGTCCAAGGTGCTGCACGACCTGGGGCACATCTCCTCGTCCGAGCCGTTCCACAAGCTGTTCAACCAGGGCATGATCCAGGCGTACGTCTACCGCGACAGCCGGGGCATCGCCGTGCCGGCGGCCGAGGTGGAGGAGCGCGACGGCGCGTTCTACTACCAGGGCGAGAAGGTCAGCCGACTGCTGGGCAAGATGGGCAAGTCGCTGAAGAACGCCGTCACCCCGGACGAGATCTGCGCCGAGTACGGGGCGGACACGCTGCGCCTGTACGAGATGGCCATGGGCCCGCTGGACGTCTCCCGGCCGTGGGACACGCGGGCGGTCGTCGGCCAGTACCGGCTGTTGCAGCGGCTGTGGCGCAACGTCGTCGACGAGGCGACCGGCGAGGTCACCGTCGTCGACGCGGAGCCGGACGAGTCGCTGCTGCGCGCGCTGCACAAGGCCATCGACGGCATCTCGCAGGACCTGGCCCAGTTGCGGTTCAACACGGCCGTCGCCAAGCTCACCGAGCTGAACAACCACGTCACCAAGGTGCGCGAGGTGCCGCGGACGGTGGCCGAGTCCCTGGTGCTGCTCACCGCGCCGCTGGCCCCGCACATCGCGGAGGAACTGTGGCGCAGGCTGGGCCACGAGACGTCGGTCGTGCACGCCCCGTTCCCCGTCGCCGACCCGACTTACGTCCAGGACGAGGCCGTGACCTGCGTCGTTCAGCTCAAGGGCAAGGTCAAGGCGCGCCTGGAGGTGCCGCCGACCATCTCCGACGAGGAACTGGAACAGCGCGCCCTGGCCGACCCGGCCGTCATCGCCGCCCTCGGCGACGCGGGCATCCGCAAGGTGATCGTCCGCGCGCCAAAGCTGGTGAACATCGTCCCGGCGTGA
- a CDS encoding peptidoglycan-binding protein, with protein MRRGTAFRACGAVAVVAAAAGGVWLIGDGGDADAPGRGGDLPPATATVVRTDLVRAKTVDGKLDFAQRRPVKSAVEGTVTVAAVEGASLSQGQALYELDDKPVTLLYGPAPMFREMRVGDRGTDVLQLERNLRDLGFGADLYIDPRYDEDTEAAVKRWQKSLNRTPTGRVGRGDVVFQPGRVKVVAADAALADQVGPGDPVLTVASTKPVVRAELELGDGALTARDTKVEVTLPSGRTVPGHVAGTVRPEASADGGDAAQEGITVEVVLDGSSALASGEDTRASASVRFVSEAREDVLAVPVEAVIALRGADGGYGLQVVRNGTSTVVRVETGMTADGQIEVSGPDVREGMRVGVAKP; from the coding sequence GTGAGGCGCGGCACCGCGTTCCGCGCGTGCGGCGCGGTGGCCGTCGTGGCCGCTGCCGCCGGGGGCGTCTGGCTCATCGGCGACGGTGGTGACGCCGACGCCCCGGGGCGCGGCGGCGACCTGCCGCCCGCCACCGCCACCGTCGTGCGCACCGACCTCGTGCGGGCCAAGACCGTCGACGGCAAGCTCGACTTCGCCCAGCGGCGCCCCGTCAAGTCCGCCGTCGAGGGCACCGTGACGGTGGCCGCCGTCGAGGGCGCGTCGCTGTCCCAGGGCCAGGCGCTGTACGAGCTGGACGACAAGCCGGTCACGCTGCTGTACGGGCCGGCCCCGATGTTCCGCGAGATGCGGGTCGGCGACCGGGGCACCGACGTGCTGCAACTGGAGCGCAACCTGCGCGACCTGGGGTTCGGCGCCGACCTGTACATCGATCCGCGGTACGACGAGGACACCGAGGCCGCCGTCAAGCGGTGGCAGAAGTCCCTGAACCGCACCCCCACCGGCCGGGTCGGCCGGGGCGACGTCGTCTTCCAGCCCGGCCGGGTCAAGGTGGTCGCGGCCGACGCGGCCCTCGCCGACCAGGTCGGCCCGGGCGACCCGGTCCTCACGGTCGCCTCCACCAAACCCGTCGTACGGGCCGAGCTGGAACTCGGCGACGGCGCCCTCACCGCCCGCGACACCAAGGTCGAGGTCACCCTGCCCAGCGGCAGGACCGTGCCCGGCCACGTCGCCGGGACGGTACGCCCCGAGGCCTCCGCCGACGGGGGTGACGCGGCCCAGGAGGGCATCACCGTCGAGGTCGTCCTGGACGGCTCCTCGGCGCTCGCGTCGGGCGAGGACACCAGGGCGTCGGCGAGCGTGAGGTTCGTCAGCGAGGCCCGCGAGGACGTCCTCGCCGTCCCCGTCGAGGCGGTCATCGCCTTGCGCGGCGCGGACGGCGGCTACGGGCTCCAGGTCGTACGGAACGGCACCAGCACCGTGGTGCGGGTGGAGACGGGCATGACGGCCGACGGGCAGATCGAGGTCAGCGGCCCGGACGTGCGCGAGGGCATGCGGGTCGGAGTGGCGAAGCCATGA
- a CDS encoding ABC transporter permease — MTRELKPARLAPRDILRVGAVGLRARRARVVLSALGIAIGIATMVAVVGLAESSRADLMAQLDRLGTNLLTAEAGDDVTGQEVKLPKNAVAMVERIGPVRHATATANVDARIRRSDVVPQERTAGVTAQAARLDLLSTLGGEVARGTWLSQAGERLPTTVLGAVAAERLGITRTGESIMMNETRVVVVGILKPIELVPTLDRVAMVGFPAAERYFGFDGHPSTIFERSTDASVEDVRAVLARTVNPGDESVVKVSRPSDALAAKAATDESLTHLMLGLGAVALLVGGVGVANTMVISVLERRQEIGLRRSLGATRNAIRLQFLTESLLLTALGGGAGALLGAAATYGFARSRGWATVVPPWSLAGGLAATLAIGVVAGLYPAIRASRLHPTVALNSA; from the coding sequence ATGACGAGGGAGCTCAAGCCCGCCCGGCTGGCACCACGGGACATCCTCCGCGTCGGCGCGGTCGGCCTGCGCGCGCGCCGCGCCCGCGTGGTGCTCTCGGCGCTCGGCATCGCCATCGGCATCGCGACCATGGTCGCGGTCGTCGGCCTCGCCGAGTCGAGCCGCGCCGACCTGATGGCCCAGCTCGACCGGCTCGGCACCAACCTGCTCACGGCCGAGGCCGGCGACGACGTCACCGGGCAGGAGGTGAAGCTGCCGAAGAACGCGGTGGCGATGGTCGAGCGCATCGGCCCGGTGCGGCACGCCACGGCGACCGCCAACGTCGACGCGCGCATTCGCCGCAGCGACGTCGTCCCCCAGGAGCGCACCGCCGGCGTCACCGCCCAGGCGGCCCGCCTCGACCTGCTGTCCACACTGGGCGGCGAGGTCGCCAGGGGCACCTGGCTGAGCCAGGCCGGCGAGCGCCTGCCGACGACGGTGCTCGGCGCGGTGGCGGCAGAGCGGTTGGGCATCACCCGCACCGGCGAGTCGATCATGATGAACGAGACGCGCGTGGTCGTCGTCGGCATCCTCAAGCCGATCGAACTGGTCCCGACGCTGGACCGGGTGGCCATGGTCGGATTCCCCGCCGCCGAGCGTTACTTCGGCTTCGACGGCCACCCCAGCACCATCTTCGAGCGCTCCACGGACGCCTCGGTCGAGGACGTACGGGCGGTGCTGGCCCGCACCGTCAACCCCGGCGACGAGTCGGTCGTCAAGGTCTCCCGCCCCTCGGACGCGCTGGCCGCCAAGGCCGCCACGGACGAGAGCCTGACCCATCTGATGCTGGGCCTCGGCGCGGTGGCCCTGCTGGTCGGCGGGGTCGGGGTGGCCAACACCATGGTCATCTCGGTCCTGGAACGCCGCCAGGAGATCGGCCTGCGCCGCTCGCTGGGCGCCACGCGCAACGCGATCCGGCTCCAGTTCCTGACCGAGTCCCTGCTGCTCACGGCGCTCGGGGGCGGCGCGGGGGCGCTGCTCGGCGCGGCGGCCACGTACGGCTTCGCGCGGTCCCGGGGCTGGGCGACGGTCGTCCCGCCCTGGTCCCTGGCGGGCGGCCTGGCCGCGACGCTGGCGATCGGCGTGGTCGCGGGCCTGTACCCGGCGATCCGCGCCTCCCGCCTGCATCCGACGGTGGCGCTGAACTCGGCGTGA
- a CDS encoding ABC transporter ATP-binding protein: MTPVIELRDASKAYPGGVHALRGVNLTVEEGELLAVVGPSGSGKSTLLHVIGTLDRPTSGTVRVAGYDVATLSDSRLAALRARYIGFVFQHFHLSAGRDAVANVADGLLYAGVPLRERRARAREALARVRLDHRFAHRPHELSGGEKQRVAIARALVGEPRLVLADEPTGALDTASGAVVMEVLRELNAAGTTICVITHDNEIAHALPRRVRCRDGEIVADSRTPAEGARP, from the coding sequence ATGACGCCGGTGATCGAACTGCGGGATGCCAGCAAGGCGTACCCCGGCGGCGTGCACGCGCTGCGCGGCGTGAACCTGACCGTCGAGGAGGGCGAGCTGCTGGCCGTCGTCGGCCCCTCCGGCTCCGGCAAGTCCACGTTGCTGCACGTCATCGGCACGCTCGACCGACCCACCTCGGGCACCGTTCGGGTCGCCGGCTACGACGTGGCCACGCTCTCCGACTCCCGGCTCGCCGCGCTGCGCGCCCGCTACATCGGCTTCGTCTTCCAGCACTTCCACCTGTCGGCGGGGCGCGACGCGGTGGCCAACGTCGCCGACGGGCTGCTGTACGCGGGCGTGCCGCTACGGGAACGGCGCGCGCGGGCGCGCGAAGCGCTGGCCAGGGTACGCCTCGACCACCGCTTCGCGCACCGGCCGCACGAGCTGTCGGGCGGTGAGAAACAGCGCGTGGCCATCGCCCGCGCCCTGGTCGGCGAGCCCCGGCTGGTGCTGGCCGACGAGCCGACGGGTGCGCTCGACACGGCGTCCGGCGCGGTCGTCATGGAGGTGCTGCGCGAGCTGAACGCGGCCGGCACCACCATCTGCGTCATCACCCACGACAACGAGATCGCGCACGCCCTGCCGCGCCGGGTGCGCTGCCGGGACGGCGAGATCGTCGCGGACTCGCGCACCCCGGCGGAAGGGGCCCGGCCATGA
- a CDS encoding HAMP domain-containing sensor histidine kinase — protein sequence MTRRSRRLVGGLRTRLVVTFVLATLISAATATALAYRDARTAVLQRAQSAAVSDLRERATAVAADFDVPPDQRSLSRFAARVSEGIGSRPVVARYQDLVAVSDARAETAGRITAELRAAVRAGEQAQFQRVAWRGEPYLVVGMPVRYADGDRRTSGLEVFAIADLRAERDDTAALLDSVRAGIVPVVVLAALLALLAAGTVLRPVRKLGRATRGLATGDLGSRVAVRGHDELADLARTFNETADALQASDAELREQEAKARRFVADVSHELRTPLAAMTMVATVLEEDADQLPPDAARAARTVGAETARLSRLVEDLMEISRFDAKAAHLNAAETDLAETVRATLALRGWTDRVRTHLDEGVRAVVDRRRVDVIVANLVGNALRHGAPPVIVSLTTVGAADGEWVTLTVADHGPGLPPWARDRVFDRFYKADAARTRGAADASGQGSGLGMAIALENARLHGGTIEVAGGVEQADGAGMAGGADMTVGDGRVSGVGRDSGAGRGAGVGGGSCGAVFTLRLPLRRAGDAERPGGGEGTSGGERTGGAGRTGRTGCADEVTQ from the coding sequence GTGACGCGGCGCTCTCGTCGGCTCGTCGGCGGGTTGCGTACCCGGCTCGTCGTCACGTTCGTCCTGGCCACGCTCATCAGCGCGGCGACCGCGACCGCGCTCGCCTACCGGGACGCGCGCACCGCCGTGCTGCAACGGGCCCAGAGCGCGGCCGTGAGCGACCTCCGGGAGCGGGCCACCGCCGTCGCCGCCGACTTCGACGTACCGCCCGACCAGCGGTCGCTGTCCCGGTTCGCGGCCCGCGTCTCGGAGGGCATCGGCTCCAGGCCCGTGGTCGCCCGCTACCAGGACCTGGTCGCCGTCTCCGACGCGCGCGCCGAGACGGCCGGCCGGATCACCGCCGAGCTGCGGGCCGCCGTGCGCGCCGGCGAGCAGGCCCAGTTCCAGCGCGTGGCCTGGCGCGGCGAACCGTACCTGGTCGTCGGCATGCCCGTGCGGTACGCCGACGGCGACCGCCGCACCTCGGGGCTTGAGGTCTTCGCCATCGCCGACCTGCGGGCCGAGCGGGACGACACGGCCGCCCTGCTGGACTCGGTGCGGGCGGGCATCGTGCCGGTGGTGGTGCTGGCCGCGCTGCTGGCGCTGCTGGCCGCGGGGACGGTCCTGCGCCCGGTACGCAAGCTCGGCCGGGCCACCCGTGGGCTCGCGACGGGCGACCTGGGGAGCCGGGTCGCCGTTCGGGGGCACGACGAACTCGCCGACCTGGCCCGTACCTTCAACGAGACCGCCGACGCGCTCCAGGCGTCGGACGCGGAGCTGCGCGAGCAGGAGGCCAAGGCGCGCCGCTTTGTGGCGGACGTCTCGCACGAACTGCGGACCCCGCTCGCGGCCATGACGATGGTGGCGACGGTCCTGGAGGAGGACGCCGACCAGCTTCCCCCGGACGCGGCGCGGGCGGCCCGCACCGTCGGCGCGGAGACGGCACGGCTGTCCCGGCTGGTCGAGGACCTGATGGAGATCTCCCGCTTCGACGCGAAGGCCGCGCACCTGAACGCGGCCGAGACCGACCTCGCCGAGACCGTACGGGCCACGCTGGCCCTGCGCGGCTGGACGGACCGGGTGCGCACGCACCTCGACGAAGGCGTGCGGGCGGTGGTCGACCGGCGTCGCGTCGACGTGATCGTCGCCAACCTGGTGGGCAACGCGCTGCGGCACGGGGCCCCGCCCGTGATCGTCAGCCTCACCACGGTCGGCGCGGCGGACGGGGAGTGGGTGACGCTCACGGTCGCCGACCACGGACCCGGGCTGCCACCGTGGGCCCGGGACCGGGTCTTCGACCGGTTCTACAAGGCGGATGCGGCCCGCACGCGCGGCGCGGCCGACGCGAGCGGCCAGGGCAGCGGCCTGGGCATGGCCATCGCCCTGGAGAACGCGCGCCTACACGGCGGAACCATTGAGGTGGCGGGTGGGGTGGAACAAGCTGATGGGGCTGGCATGGCGGGTGGGGCGGACATGACGGTCGGGGACGGCCGGGTCTCGGGTGTCGGCCGGGACTCGGGTGCCGGCCGGGGCGCGGGAGTCGGCGGGGGGTCGTGCGGTGCGGTCTTCACACTGCGGCTGCCGCTGCGACGCGCGGGAGACGCGGAGCGTCCGGGCGGCGGGGAGGGTACGAGCGGTGGGGAGCGTACGGGCGGTGCGGGGCGTACGGGGCGCACGGGATGTGCGGATGAGGTGACCCAGTGA